One Deltaproteobacteria bacterium DNA segment encodes these proteins:
- a CDS encoding methyltransferase domain-containing protein → MSDDRVHAGELRDPTASLRPPVGKLPARVAAVACIGGLGAATWLHAAGPPGPGGVPSSMAFLASLALCVLATTVTVSLRWARWHFLVRHYTVQLATRDSVAVYLATLPALVTPLCVGELLRVPLIRKRFRTPAAYLARIWLAERALDVGVLLGALLAVASPPGGGVFGLVFTAVVLAFARREHGRRGASAAPWVAAFALAITAAAWSLPIVAFALTLRMMEAPIECGAAVRAFVHGTLLGGAGGFPLDGLLAGAAMPAALARAGVPADAGMPALAVYRAGTAWFVVLLGLASIVAFRRRLIRLARGEAGAHFDEIAAEYEEEIPVHVRARLLGKKVDVMDDTLASRGVARGAHGLDLGCGQGWYLTEMCARGYTVDGTDYSTGQLAKVRSQVDEETRRRILLVRADAQALPFADASYAFVYGINAIHHLLSEDAQRRALREIVRVLRPGGVFLLHEINTINPLFRGYMGYLFPLLKKIDEGHERWVVPDALPAVAGARWTSEVRYFTFLPDFVPAPLLRVLATLEGTLERSRFRRFSAHYQACLVKDGAAGATPPPPERRGSET, encoded by the coding sequence ATGAGCGACGATCGCGTGCATGCGGGCGAGCTGCGAGATCCCACCGCGTCGCTTCGTCCGCCGGTCGGGAAGCTGCCGGCGCGCGTCGCCGCGGTCGCGTGCATCGGCGGACTCGGCGCCGCGACGTGGCTCCACGCCGCCGGGCCTCCCGGGCCGGGCGGCGTGCCGTCGTCGATGGCCTTCCTCGCGAGCCTCGCGCTCTGCGTGCTCGCGACGACGGTCACCGTGTCGCTTCGATGGGCCCGCTGGCACTTCCTCGTCCGGCACTACACCGTGCAGCTCGCCACCCGCGACAGCGTCGCCGTGTACCTCGCGACGCTGCCGGCGCTGGTGACGCCGCTCTGCGTCGGCGAGCTCCTGCGCGTTCCGCTGATCCGCAAGCGGTTCCGAACGCCGGCCGCGTATCTTGCGCGGATCTGGCTGGCCGAGCGGGCGCTCGACGTCGGCGTGCTTCTCGGCGCGCTCCTCGCGGTCGCATCGCCCCCCGGCGGCGGCGTCTTCGGGCTGGTGTTCACGGCCGTGGTGCTCGCGTTCGCGCGCCGCGAGCACGGGCGGCGCGGCGCGAGCGCGGCGCCGTGGGTTGCGGCATTCGCGCTCGCGATCACGGCCGCCGCATGGAGCCTTCCGATCGTCGCGTTCGCGCTGACGCTCCGCATGATGGAGGCGCCGATCGAATGCGGCGCGGCCGTCCGCGCGTTCGTCCACGGGACCCTGCTCGGCGGCGCCGGCGGATTTCCGCTCGACGGGCTCCTCGCCGGCGCGGCCATGCCCGCAGCGCTCGCGCGCGCCGGCGTTCCCGCGGATGCCGGCATGCCGGCCCTCGCCGTGTACCGCGCCGGGACGGCCTGGTTCGTCGTGCTCCTCGGCCTTGCGTCGATCGTCGCCTTCCGGCGTCGCCTGATCCGCCTCGCGCGCGGCGAGGCCGGCGCCCATTTCGACGAGATCGCCGCCGAGTACGAGGAAGAGATCCCCGTCCACGTGCGAGCCCGTCTCCTTGGCAAGAAGGTCGACGTCATGGACGACACGCTCGCGTCCCGTGGCGTTGCACGCGGGGCGCACGGGCTCGACCTCGGGTGCGGGCAGGGATGGTACCTCACCGAGATGTGCGCCCGCGGCTACACGGTCGACGGCACCGACTACTCGACCGGCCAGCTCGCGAAGGTGCGCTCCCAGGTGGACGAGGAGACGCGGCGCCGGATCCTCCTCGTCCGCGCCGACGCCCAGGCGCTGCCGTTCGCAGATGCGAGCTACGCGTTCGTCTACGGCATCAACGCGATCCACCACCTGCTCTCGGAGGACGCCCAGCGGCGCGCGCTGCGAGAGATCGTGCGTGTGCTGCGGCCGGGCGGCGTGTTCCTCCTGCACGAGATCAACACGATCAATCCCCTGTTCCGCGGGTACATGGGCTACCTCTTCCCGCTGCTCAAGAAGATCGACGAGGGCCACGAGCGGTGGGTCGTTCCCGACGCGCTTCCCGCCGTCGCGGGAGCGCGCTGGACGAGCGAGGTCCGCTACTTCACGTTCCTTCCGGACTTCGTGCCCGCGCCGCTGCTGCGGGTGCTCGCGACCCTCGAGGGGACACTCGAGCGCTCGCGCTTCCGGAGATTCAGCGCGCACTACCAGGCCTGTCTCGTGAAAGACGGAGCCGCGGGCGCGACGCCACCGCCGCCGGAGCGGCGCGGATCGGAGACGTAG